The Paenibacillus sp. FSL R7-0345 DNA segment GAGGTCATGGGCATGCAGCCCACGGAGTACCGGCAGATGGTGCGGCGCAAGCAGGGGTAGCGCACGGTTTGCGCAGAAAAAAAGGCCTTAATCCAGCGAAGCGCTGGACTAAGGCCATCTTTTTTTATACAGACTGGGTCTGCCAGTATTGCTTGGCAATCCGCTGCCCTTGGTTGATTTTTGCCCATTGCTCGTCTTCTGTCAGCTCATTACCGCCGTCGCAGGAGGCAAATCCGCACTGATGGGAGAGGAACAGCCGGTCTTTATCAATAATCGTCGCTGCTTCATTCAGCAGTCTGACTACGCGCTCTTCATCATCAAGCGTATTGGTCTTGGAGGACAGCAGGCCGAGTACAATCTCGGTATCCGGGCGATCCTTGAAGACAGCGAGAGCCTCAAGCGAACCCGCGCGCTCATCATCCCACTCCAGGAAAAAGCGGTCATACTTCAGCTGCTTCAGGAACAGGTTGGCGATCTTAACGTACGAGCCCCCGCCCATGTTGCGGGAATCATAATTGCCGCGGCAGTTGTGCGTCCATACCTTCAGGCCAAGGCTATGTCCGTAATCAATCACGGTGTTGTTAATATCAATGAATTCAGTGGCAAGCGCCTGTACTTCCTCCTGATTGATATTTTCGCCGGTATACGGGGAGTTTGGGTTATCGTCTGCAAAAAGCTCCCACAGGCAGTCGTCGAACTGAATGATTTTTCCGCCAAGAGCCGCAAATTCCCCCACGAATTCCTTATAGGCCTTAACGAGGCCGGCTTTCAGCTCCTGTCTGTTCTTGTAAACGGCATCCTTGCCGCCAATGTTGTCAGACCAGGACAGCTCTCCAAAAATATGCGACGGTGACGGAACGCACAGCTTCGTTTCACGGTCACCGGCATGCTCCTGGAACTCCTTGAATATTTTGATAAAATGATGGTTCTTCCCGCTCAGCTCACCTGTAATC contains these protein-coding regions:
- a CDS encoding cobalamin-independent methionine synthase II family protein, which translates into the protein MCNKFQIVGSLLRPSELLKYKTQIEHRDDISYPFYEDFAGYENCEAAAIKDVVNKEIEHGLSVITDGEYSKSMWHLDFVWGFEGVERYIADHGYFFRDTDGTSKYETRKDIGLRITGELSGKNHHFIKIFKEFQEHAGDRETKLCVPSPSHIFGELSWSDNIGGKDAVYKNRQELKAGLVKAYKEFVGEFAALGGKIIQFDDCLWELFADDNPNSPYTGENINQEEVQALATEFIDINNTVIDYGHSLGLKVWTHNCRGNYDSRNMGGGSYVKIANLFLKQLKYDRFFLEWDDERAGSLEALAVFKDRPDTEIVLGLLSSKTNTLDDEERVVRLLNEAATIIDKDRLFLSHQCGFASCDGGNELTEDEQWAKINQGQRIAKQYWQTQSV